The Zea mays cultivar B73 chromosome 7, Zm-B73-REFERENCE-NAM-5.0, whole genome shotgun sequence DNA segment ATAAAAGACAGGAAAACTGGACCTAATTTTCGGTCCTGACTCCTGACTAGAGGTGGACAAAATATCTGATATCTAAACCCCAAAACCGGATTATCCAATAAAATCTTAATTCGAAGTACCTGAACTTGGAATACAATACTCAATTACGATTTCGGTTGTAAAAATTCGAATTTAGTTTATGTCCCGTTTGGACGTAGATATTAGAGCATAAAATTGGGAATTAGAGTCAACTTTCCTAAATTCTATTATTTGGTTGCACATGGAATTGAGATTTAAAATCAGATGCTTAATTCCATGGAATTGGCCTATAGCTAGAAACACCCTCTCCCAATACAGCGTGGGATTAGACCGCACAATTCTAAACTCCAATTCAGTGACATCTAAACAATAAAATTGGAATTGCATCTTATTTCAATATCATACCTGATTTAGTATTTAACCCGTTCAATTCCATCATCTCCAATATCAACATCCAAACGAAGCATTAGGTAGTTCTGGCAATGTATTTCGATACCCGAACTACCTGCAGTATCTCAAATATTTATCTTCTATTCTTAATATAAAGACATGAAGTGATTTAGTACAATATAAATATATTATTTAAAATAAACCAATATAGGTTAATGTTAATTTAATAATGTGTGAAACTTGTGAGTAGTGTGGTGTTACTACGGAAGTAGATTAGCATGTTGTTAAAAAATATTATTTTATTGCATGTAATATCTACTTCAAATTTATTATCTCTGTTGTTTAATACTATAATCAGGTAATTTGGAATTACTTGAATCTAAACCCAAAAAATTCATGTACCAGAAATTTTCGATAAAATATTAAGGCGAGTATATTTTGGATTTTAAAATTTTATTGTCCTAATTCTCAATTATCTAAATTAGCTGACATGGAAAAATCAGGTAAGGGCCCGTTCGGTTTGGCCTGGAATACGGCCCATTCCGTCTGAAATTATGTCGTTGGGATTAAAACTGGACTAAAGCCTAAATGGTTGTTCGGATAGAATTAATCCTGAATGAAACCAGGGCATTCTTGACCTTTGTACGCCTCTTCCACTTGGATTGGAGCCATGCCTATGAACACGTGAAATCAAACCAGGCCAAGATTTAGTAAAACAACCCGGATCCACTCTATCCCGATGTGGAACGGttcctaaggccttgttcgtttccgtcggattgcacccggaatcgttccagctaatcaaagtttatataaattagagaagcaatccggtcaggaatcgttccgacccaccaatccggcagaaacgaacaaggcctaagggcttgttcgttttgagCGGATTGGGCCGTTCCCGGCCGTATTCTAGGCAGAATTAATGAGTCTGGTTTGGAATACGTAGAACCGTTCGTTTTGATGTTGGCCAGAAAGGAAACCACATGTTTTGGAGTCAACCCTTCAATTTTTGGCCTGGAACAAACACGGACAATCCACCTCCTGGATTGGTTTCCAGCCTAGAAACAGATGAGTGACCAGAAATAAGTGTCCACTCAATCCTGGACTGGATTGGTTACTCATCTGGTTTTGATCCACGTCTGCCGAACGGGGCCTAAGCTGGAACCAATCTTGGGCTGCCGAACGGCCCCTAAACCGAACGGCAACCGGCAGGGCCGGGCCAAATCAAGCAGCAAACTGCGAATGCGAAAGCTCATACTCGCATACTTCAGGTCTGGAATGCTCTGGCCGCTACGAGAGTCCGATTGCCCGAAACCGCTATAAAGCTATGTCAGCCCAACGCGCACGGCACGCGTCCAGGCTCCAACAGCACGACGCAACCGACCCCACATTCCCTTTACGCGAAGAAGCATCACCGCGAGTCGTCCTCCTCTCTGTCTTCGCTCGGCGATCTATCAAGGAGGCCAGGAGGGTGAGGGGGAGATGGCGGAGAACCCGCAGCTGTTTGGGAACGGGATGCCGGTGCCGTTCTACGGCGAGATGTTCGTCCTCGTCCGGGACGGCGTCGAGTTCCACGTCGACAAGATCCCGTCGTGAGTACCCCCCGTCTGCTGATTTGGCGATGTTGATAGGGATTCCGTTTTCCAGATGGGGATTTAGGGATTGCCAGACTAGCTTTTTAGGGTTTATTGGGGTGGAAAATAGTCGAATACAATGAATTCCAGATTCCGGATGGAGATTTAGGAATGGCCGGACTAGTTTTTTAGTTTTTTGAGGCAGAAATTAGTCAAATATAATGGATCGAAGGGGACGTGGTGTCGGCCCAACATCGAGGGTGGTACGGGATGGCCACGCTAGAGGTGGCGTGGTGGCCGGCCGGCCGGAATTGAGCCCTCGGAGGGTTCTCCTCTGGGCAAGTCCTGCCTAGGATGGCCATTCTTCCGGCCACCGCCCCTTTGTTTGGCGACGATTCTGGTTGGTTCATCGATATGTTTTTGCAATTATATTACTACAATTTAAGTTTAATTTATGATCTTTATGACATCATCTATTTGCTTATTTAGACAATTTTGGAGAATCAGGTGTTATATGAGGAAGGGGGGACTGTCTAGCCAAATTAATCTTTCATATGTTACAACAGCAGTAAAAAAAATCAGTAGTAAAATAGTTTTTTTGTCACTTATAAGTTCTAAGATTGAACATCATTTGCCTTCTCATTCGCCCATTACCTATGCTTGTATTGGAAGCTTCATTTTTAATAGTTGCTCTCGGCAAACATATCTAACCATATTTTCCTACTGCTGCTGCTTCTCTTGTTATTATCAATCAGAGCTCCTGGAGGTCATGTGAAAACAAAAGGCACAATTTACCTGTCCAATATAAGGATGGTGTTTGTTGCCAGCAAGCCTGTTGGCAACTTCTTTGCTTTTGATATGCCACTGGTAAGTAATGCCATTCTGAAAGTTGGTTCTTTGTTTCTGCTCTCAGTCTTATATAATTTGAACAAAATGCAAGGGCAAAAGCACAGAACAAAAAAGGATAGGAAAAAAAGTGCAATGGCACCAACACCGTTGACAGACCATGATACGATAATCACTAATAATCAGCATAAAATTTCTACTCATGTTTTTGTTAGCTTGTGATTTTGCACATGTGGAGGTTCACCCTTGTCTAGTATGTAATGCTGTTATAGGAAAAGGTCCCCAGCATATGCTAATTCCACCATATTATCTTTGTGtcgtgataacttgtattattgACCCATTTCTTAAGCTTTACTGCATTTTTCTTAAAAAATTGTTTGATCTATGTTATTACAAAGAAAAATAGTCTCTCCGATCCTGTCCAAAGTGCCTGGAGGCAAAGCACAACCTACAAGACAGATGCTTATGTGTGCTCAATCAGAATTTAGGTGAACGTAGTATCTTGCTAGCCAAGCGAACTGAAGAAATGGAATGAGCTAAAAGAGTAAAAACTAAAAAGAAAGGCAGTCTAGTTCAAAGCATTTCTTAGCTATAAAGGGCTTTCGTTGAAAAGAGGTGTCTGCTAATATCACATATTATATTGCTATGCATGGTTAATGTCATTACTGAGGTCCAAAAGGCATTCGAGAATATTGTAGCAATCAGCCAATCAAGCATTCAAGGTGGTGCTCAAGCAATATGATGTTTCTTGAATGATTGATGTGTTCTATTAGCAAAAATTGTTTATATATCAGTGCAATGTGGGATTTCAGCACATGCTTTTCTAAATGAAATTGCAACCGGTATGACACTTCCTTATTTAGAAGCCCTTGTTGCTTCCTTAGCTTGTGACCTGCCTTTTGTTGAGCTTGTGGGCTGCTACAGTGTCACTGCCCTTTAAGCTCTAGGTGAGTATCGAGTAGCGGAATATTTTGTCTACCGATATAGTGTGTCTAATTTATATGGTGATTGTTGGTGGTTGTAGCGTCTACCGTGTGTCACGTTTGCCAACACATTTTGTTAGGTGCTTAGTTGCCGGGttctctcttttttttaaaaaaaaatccctAGGTGCTTTTGCCTGATTCAAGGTTACATTACATGTTGGGGATTCTAAGAAATGGTTTCTTCACAATATCAGTCTAAATACTCTTTCTTGCTTACCTCTGCAGTTGTTTGTGCATGGTGAGAAGTTCAATCAGCCCATATTTCACTGCAACAACATCTCTGGATTCGTTGAACCAGTGAGTATGACAGAATGCTTGGTAGAGAATACATATATGATATGGTTGGTCACTAACATCGAATGTTCCAATGCAGGTCGTTCCAGACAATCAGAACAGGGCCCTGTACTCAACTCACACCTTCAAGATCTTGTTCAAGGAAGGCGGCTGTGGTACTTTCGTTCCTCTCTTCCTTAACCTGACTGCATCTGTGCGGCGCTACAATGAGTTTGAAGCCCAGTCTGCTGCTAACATGGCACCGCGTGTGGATCCTCTGCAAGCTGTGCAGACTCCTGTCGATGATATGATGCGTCATGCGTATGTGCTCACAGTCTAGCAACTTCTTCTCCTGGCTATTGGTTTCTCTGCTGTGAACTCATGTTAGTGGATATATATGCACAGGTATGTTGACCCAAATGATCCTACCAAGATTTACCTTCAGCAACCTGCCCCAGAATCGCAGCTGAGGAGGAGAAACTACCACGGCCCAGCTGATGCGAATTAGCGCTTGCTGGATTGGCAAAACTCATGGCCAATGAACTGTTGTATCTGTTTGAACATTTTATCACAACTGGCTTCAATATCCGGGAGCCCCCGTATACTGCGAGTCTGTGGCCGTTACATCGTACATAATGTTGTGAGTTCGCTCAATAATGATGTACATAAGCAGTGGTGTGTTCAAATAATATTGTAGTGTTAAGTAACTGCTCCGTGTTGCTGATTTGCTGGTGTTTCGTGATTGCTGCAGACATAGAAATCGTATATAGTTCAAATGATTTGAATTGAATCGTATATAGTTCAAATGACCGTTCCTTCCCGGACGTGCTCGAACCTGTAGGCCTTGGGGCATCCGCGTCGGCGTGCCCAAAGCTGTTGGCCCAGAGCCGTCGCGGCTCTCGCCGACGAGACGGCGCGATTGTCCGCCACAGCACCCGCACACACCGCCCAAGATCTGGCCTCCACTTCAGATCTGCCCCGCTTAAGAGCCTCATCGTCAAGGCTCCACCATAGGAGAACGGCAAAGTACAGAGGGACATGGTCTGTGCTTCACCGGAGGAAGTAACCGCACACACTGCCCAAGATCCGGCCTCCACTTCAGATTTGCCCCGCTTAAGAGCCTCATCGTCAAGGCTCCACCATAGGAGAATGACAAAGTACAGAGGGACATGGTCTGTGCTTCACCGGAGGAAGCAAGGTCGACAACGCCGCTCCTCTTTGTCGTTCATGGTTCGCCGAGTGGTTGTGTGGCCGCGCGTCAGTGGTAGCATCTACTGCAGTGCAACGGCTCCAACGAAGCTTCATTGCTGCGGGCGCATACTTGCCGTGGCTGGACTTCGTCTCGCCGCTTGTGGATGTAGATAGAGGTGGCTGCAAGGACGCAAGCTAGCTAGTCGACATAATGTCATTTAAGAACGAAAAATGAATAAACAGTATGGTTGTTGTGCAACGGTTGACAAAATATAGAATATAATATAGAGGATCAAATTTAGAGTACGTTGTTGGAGAGAGTTTGGATATAGAGAGTGAAATCTTTTAAAGAGTGTTGTAAAAGACATAGAATAATCTTTTAGAGGATAAAATTTAGAAGAcgttgctggagatagcctaatgTACCTTAATGAAAGTTTAGTTCCCTAAATAGCCAACCTTTTTAAAAATTCTATGTTACTCCGATAGGGCGTCTCATGTTCTAGTAGAAGGCGAAATGGCAATATGTTGGCCCTCATCACTTGTATCCAATGAATTTATGATAATTCCGCTAAAATTTAAAGATGTGAACAAAAAGTTCTATTTTTAGGCCATGACTCTGACGTGGATCTCGTATATTGCTCTGATGGTAGTGATTGGCATGTAGTAGCCATTTGTTgcattgtgaaagggaaatgtgtccttgggtcatttctaagtattttggtgattaagtgtccaacgcaattgcctaagtgttaaattgtgccaatgactcaagaagtgcaaatgaagattaaaggtatgtttctagacttagtacattgttttgaagactaatgtattgtgtctaagtgctagaaacaggagaaacaattatggagaagttggctgtgtacagccaaaagactgctcgacatgggtgcaccggactgtccggtggtgcaccggacagtgtccggtgtgccaggctggctctggtgaataggccgctctcgggaaatcgtcggcggcgtacggctaaaattcaccggactgtccggtggtgcaccggattgtccggtgagccaacagtcggccgcgtaatccgcgcgcgacgcgtggcaaagccaacggtcagaagggggcaccggactgtccggtgtgcaccggacagtgtccggtgcgccaacgcctccgaatctccaacggtcggcttcgtcaaataaggaaagaaatccgcaccggacagtgtccgatggtgcaccggactgtccggtgcgccaagcgacagaaggcaagaattgccttcctggaatgctctcaacggctcttaactgccttggggctataaaagggacccctaggcgcatggaggagcacaccaagcattctctaaacaTTCttgagcaccaagactccaattccgcgtattcgattctttgtgatagcaactagagctccttttgagtagagaactctttgggttgtgttgagagctcgagttgtgacttgtgtgcgtgtttgtgctctgattttgtgtcttgtgtgcgttgctcatcccagccttacttccgtgcttctttgtgaacatctaattgtaagggcgagaggctccaagttgtggagattcctcgcaagcgggatatagtaaagtgaaagcaaaacaccgtggtattcaagtgggtctttggaccgcttgagaggggttgattgcaaccctcgtccgttgggacgccacaacgtggagtaggcaagtgttggacttggccgaaccatgggataaaccaatgtgcctatctgtgttgattttcttgtggttatcgtgtcttgcaagaactcctctctagccacttggctttattgtgctaactcctattcaagttttgtggcattaagtttcaagttttacaggatcacctattcacctcccctctaggcgctctcaattggtattagagtcgttctcttcacgtaagggactaatcgcccgaagagatggatcttaagggcaaggggatggtggtcaatgataaggagaaggagtccttcgtcaatgatccaaaggatgacaagcctactgactcgggcgcgagtcacaaaagaaaagacgggaagaagtagaaaacgaggcgcatcaaggagatcgtctactacaacaacagtgacgaatcctcttctttccaaaaggacgacgacaacgactacgagaaaaagaagacggttaattcaaatttttcctttgattattctcgtattccgcaaagttccaacactcatttgctttccattcccctcggtaaaccccctcactttgatggagaggactacggattttggagtcacaaaatgcgtagccacttgttctctctccatccaagtatatgggagatagtagaaaatggaatgcactttgagagtatagatagtcccatgttcatcaatgaacaaatccataaaaatgcacaagctactactgtccttttagcatctttgtgcagggaagaatacaataaggtgagcggcttggacaatgccaagcagatctgggacaccctcaagatatcacatgagggaaatgacgtcaccatgctcaccaagatggagttggtggagggcgaacttggaagattttccatgatcaggggagaggagccaacccaaacgtacaaccggctcaagaccctcatcaacaaaataaggagctatggaagcacacgatggacggaccacgacgtcgtccgcctactgctaaggtcttttactgtccttgatccacatcttgtaaacaatattcgtgagaatcccaggtacaccaagatgtcacccgaagaagtacttgggaagtttgtaagcgggcggatgatgatcaaggaggcaagatacgtcgatgatgcattgaatggcccaatccacgagcctcaaaccatggctctcaaagcaacaaggagcaaggaggcgctacctagcaaggtggcacaagttgaggcggctgggcttaatgaggaagaaatggccctcatcatcaagcggttcaaaacggcgctaaagggtcgcaaggagcaccccaacaagaacaagacaaaggggaagcgctcctgcttcaaatgtggtaagattggtcattttatcgctaattgtcccgataataatagtgaccaggaacaagataagaa contains these protein-coding regions:
- the LOC103633000 gene encoding UPF0664 stress-induced protein C29B12.11c, with amino-acid sequence MAENPQLFGNGMPVPFYGEMFVLVRDGVEFHVDKIPSAPGGHVKTKGTIYLSNIRMVFVASKPVGNFFAFDMPLLFVHGEKFNQPIFHCNNISGFVEPVVPDNQNRALYSTHTFKILFKEGGCGTFVPLFLNLTASVRRYNEFEAQSAANMAPRVDPLQAVQTPVDDMMRHAYVDPNDPTKIYLQQPAPESQLRRRNYHGPADAN